One Alphaproteobacteria bacterium LSUCC0396 genomic region harbors:
- a CDS encoding SurA N-terminal domain-containing protein translates to MLQAMRSGTKSPIMKFFLLFLAGGFALWGVGDVTTGLIGGSDKAISASDESVSPREVAMEFERTRRNYLPNSTVGEALQGGLLNDIMGAMSRDVLFRAENASLGLTVTREMQRDAIVNEGSFKDELGNFSEGRFVQTLANAGMSEGDYLQRVDGVLMREQLAGSMAVGARFDAASARIVAAYDQERRRVRLTSFPVLPESIAAPTAAELDAYFAENKSAYDAPVLRSATIASISADMIASNLEIDDAKIAAAFESRIDEFSTPETRKIRQMVFDDKTVADTALSRVAAGEDFAAVAADVLQWTEADTDLGTVTKAALDPVLADVAFAATAGIVAGPVETAFGHHILIVDEIAEGGVAQLADVREKIIQTLRTEESINLLYDKANEFEDALGSGATLREAAAKVGGRLVEISNISRNGLDIDGNPVTGDGADLIQDSAVLDLIWSSELNETSVIQEGGDDMFFAVRATAQTSQKERSLDEVRNRAIADWKLVQAIKQAKTSADAAAKANGDTGELSDPFRRNGLGLDHQAAGLIAKSAFGQAVGQSGVIETGNEAITVKTVEIVSAKDADIDETSQVVVEVMNNALREDMLNMVLLSLSEKHDLQLNVAPVEQILVGSQQ, encoded by the coding sequence ATGCTACAGGCGATGCGCAGCGGCACCAAATCCCCGATTATGAAGTTTTTCTTGCTGTTTTTGGCAGGTGGATTTGCGCTGTGGGGTGTTGGCGACGTCACAACAGGTCTGATCGGTGGGAGCGACAAAGCCATTTCCGCCAGTGATGAGTCCGTTTCGCCGCGCGAAGTCGCCATGGAATTTGAGCGCACACGCCGCAATTACCTGCCAAACAGCACTGTTGGTGAGGCGCTTCAAGGTGGGTTGCTAAACGATATTATGGGCGCAATGTCCCGTGACGTGCTGTTCCGGGCGGAAAATGCGTCGCTTGGCCTTACCGTAACCCGCGAAATGCAGCGCGATGCAATTGTCAATGAAGGGTCGTTCAAAGACGAGCTTGGCAATTTCTCGGAAGGCAGGTTTGTGCAAACCTTGGCCAATGCTGGCATGTCTGAGGGTGATTACCTGCAACGGGTTGACGGCGTGCTGATGCGCGAACAGCTGGCCGGGTCAATGGCAGTTGGCGCTCGCTTTGATGCGGCAAGTGCGCGCATTGTTGCAGCCTATGATCAAGAACGCCGCCGGGTGCGTTTGACCAGCTTTCCGGTCCTGCCCGAATCAATCGCGGCACCGACAGCAGCCGAGCTGGATGCCTATTTCGCCGAAAATAAATCGGCCTATGATGCGCCCGTACTGCGCAGCGCAACAATCGCCAGCATCTCTGCCGATATGATTGCGAGCAACCTTGAGATTGATGATGCCAAGATTGCCGCCGCATTCGAGAGCCGCATCGATGAATTCAGCACGCCGGAAACACGCAAGATTCGGCAAATGGTTTTCGATGATAAAACCGTCGCCGATACCGCCCTTTCGCGTGTTGCTGCCGGTGAAGATTTCGCTGCTGTTGCCGCTGATGTGCTGCAATGGACTGAAGCTGATACCGATCTTGGCACGGTAACGAAAGCGGCGCTTGATCCTGTCCTAGCCGATGTTGCCTTTGCCGCCACTGCCGGCATTGTTGCTGGGCCGGTCGAAACCGCTTTTGGCCATCATATTTTGATTGTCGATGAAATTGCCGAAGGCGGCGTGGCTCAGCTGGCTGACGTCAGGGAAAAAATTATTCAGACACTTCGCACCGAAGAATCGATCAATCTGCTGTATGATAAGGCAAACGAGTTTGAAGACGCGCTTGGTTCGGGGGCAACGCTTAGGGAAGCTGCGGCCAAGGTTGGCGGTCGCCTTGTCGAAATCAGCAATATAAGCCGTAATGGCCTCGATATTGACGGGAATCCGGTAACGGGTGACGGTGCTGACCTCATTCAGGATAGCGCCGTTCTTGACCTGATCTGGAGCAGTGAGCTGAACGAGACCAGCGTTATCCAAGAAGGTGGCGACGATATGTTCTTTGCGGTTAGAGCGACGGCGCAAACCTCGCAAAAGGAACGCAGCCTTGATGAAGTTCGCAACCGTGCCATCGCCGACTGGAAATTGGTACAAGCGATAAAACAAGCCAAAACAAGTGCTGACGCCGCCGCAAAAGCCAATGGTGACACCGGCGAGCTCAGTGATCCATTCCGCCGCAACGGTCTTGGCCTCGACCATCAGGCCGCAGGGCTGATTGCAAAAAGCGCGTTTGGTCAGGCCGTTGGCCAAAGCGGTGTCATCGAAACCGGCAATGAGGCGATTACCGTCAAGACAGTTGAAATTGTCTCGGCAAAGGATGCCGATATTGATGAAACAAGCCAAGTTGTGGTCGAGGTGATGAACAACGCGTTGCGTGAAGATATGCTGAATATGGTGTTGCTTTCCCTGTCGGAAAAACATGACCTCCAGCTCAATGTTGCACCTGTCGAACAAATTTTGGTGGGAAGCCAGCAATAA
- a CDS encoding SPOR domain-containing protein has protein sequence MHYLCRRVLIACFTLILPVAAAAQPVTPQNTPQNTPQNTPQNTFQNTSVKAAENAAICAAFAKIMALQIELYPKAAKTWYDRQGFSADRVRSLAILNGRQDIDPHDMSLILTRYSSWLLGRLAVAQNRSMQGTNAGNNPGFDPGTDPYVKAAHFIGETCAKTYREADLSAQRHGAAMRQQTTLHANPVPPANIASKQEHVSMAPASTFRLEQAQSPIRAKSGNTGFVVDLGTFRDADAAKRASDQMQRQFRQKGMDLWLYITPVTVDGRARLRLHSDGIGLGMTKKLCALAWSLQQACVLTPL, from the coding sequence ATGCATTATCTTTGTCGTAGAGTACTAATTGCTTGTTTTACCCTCATCTTGCCGGTTGCAGCCGCAGCCCAGCCGGTAACACCGCAAAACACACCGCAAAACACACCGCAAAACACACCGCAAAACACATTCCAAAACACCTCGGTTAAGGCAGCCGAAAATGCGGCAATCTGTGCCGCCTTTGCCAAGATTATGGCACTACAGATTGAGCTTTACCCCAAAGCTGCAAAGACATGGTATGACCGCCAAGGCTTTTCCGCTGATCGGGTGCGATCGCTGGCTATTCTGAATGGGCGGCAAGATATCGACCCGCATGATATGAGCTTAATCCTGACCCGATATAGCAGCTGGCTATTAGGACGTTTGGCGGTTGCCCAAAACAGATCAATGCAGGGCACTAATGCTGGCAATAATCCCGGTTTTGATCCCGGAACCGATCCTTACGTCAAAGCCGCGCATTTCATCGGCGAGACATGCGCAAAAACCTATCGCGAGGCCGATTTATCGGCGCAACGCCACGGCGCTGCAATGCGCCAACAGACAACACTCCACGCAAACCCTGTTCCACCGGCAAATATTGCATCGAAGCAGGAACATGTCAGTATGGCGCCCGCATCGACATTCAGGTTGGAACAAGCGCAATCACCAATCCGCGCAAAGTCAGGAAATACCGGGTTTGTTGTTGACCTTGGCACATTTCGCGACGCCGACGCTGCTAAACGCGCATCGGATCAAATGCAACGGCAATTCCGCCAAAAGGGTATGGATCTATGGCTTTACATTACGCCGGTTACAGTTGATGGGCGCGCCCGTTTGCGCCTGCATAGTGACGGTATCGGCCTTGGTATGACAAAAAAACTATGCGCCCTCGCCTGGTCACTGCAGCAGGCTTGTGTCCTGACACCGCTGTGA
- a CDS encoding FAD-dependent oxidoreductase, which produces MKDQAQVVIIGGGVVGASILYHLSKRGCTDAILLERSELTSGSTWHAAGGMHTINGDPNVAKLQQYTIKLYQEIEDLSGQDIGLHMTGGIMLAATNERFDWLKSVYAKGKYLGMDDLEIITPERAHELMPLIDPAQFVGAMYDPIEGHCDPYGVTHAYAKAARKNGAHFETHVKVEALRQNADGSWLVTTNKGVITAEHVVNAAGLWAREVGRMVGLELPVLAMEHMYLLTEDMPEVAEINKATGAEVLHAVDFDGEIYLRQERGGMLMGTYERACKPWSELETSWDFGHQLLDPDIDRIAPSLEVGFRHFPAFENAGIKQIINGPFTFAPDGNPLVGPVKGMTNFWSACAVMAGFSQGGGVGLALANWIVDGDPGFDVWAMDISRFGDYASMAYTNARVRENYSRRFSIRYPNEELQAARPLLTTSIYDRQKQAGAQFGAVYGLEVPQWFAPDGASDVFSWRRSVDFDHVGDEARAVRSAVGLGDISGFAKYEVSGDGAIKWLDRILAAKIPAVGRMTLAPMLKQDGKIIGDFSLARLGETQFLIIGSGLAETYHMRWFLSHLPKDGTVTVKSLGLDLVGLTLAGPKARDVLQKCCRVDLSHGSMPFMAVRKIDVGMVPAIVGRVSYTGDLGYEIWVKPAHLVRLYDDLMVAGGEFDIRPFGARALNALRLEKNYGSWGREYRPLYGPIELGLERFVAYDKPADFIGKSGALAERETGGSKRLISLAVAAVDADVIGDEPISIDGAVVGWVTSGGYAHMSQTSVALAMVPKAVATRDKGWQIELLGQTLDATLISEPLFDANAGRMRS; this is translated from the coding sequence ATGAAAGATCAAGCACAGGTTGTTATCATTGGGGGCGGCGTTGTTGGCGCCTCAATTTTGTACCATCTCAGTAAACGCGGATGCACTGATGCGATCTTGCTGGAACGATCCGAGCTGACCTCTGGGTCAACTTGGCACGCGGCCGGCGGCATGCATACCATCAATGGCGACCCAAATGTTGCGAAACTTCAGCAATATACGATTAAACTTTACCAAGAGATCGAAGATTTATCCGGTCAGGATATTGGCCTTCACATGACTGGCGGCATCATGCTGGCGGCAACAAATGAGCGTTTTGACTGGCTGAAATCGGTTTATGCCAAGGGCAAATATCTTGGTATGGACGATCTTGAAATCATCACCCCAGAGCGCGCGCATGAGCTGATGCCACTCATTGATCCAGCGCAATTTGTTGGTGCGATGTATGACCCGATTGAGGGGCATTGTGACCCTTACGGCGTCACCCATGCCTATGCCAAGGCTGCCCGCAAGAATGGGGCGCATTTCGAAACCCATGTAAAGGTCGAAGCGCTTCGCCAAAATGCTGATGGCAGCTGGCTTGTCACAACTAATAAAGGCGTCATTACCGCCGAACATGTGGTCAATGCTGCCGGTCTGTGGGCACGCGAGGTTGGCCGGATGGTTGGGCTGGAACTACCAGTTTTGGCAATGGAACATATGTATCTGTTGACCGAAGATATGCCCGAAGTTGCCGAAATCAACAAGGCAACTGGCGCCGAAGTCCTTCATGCGGTTGATTTTGACGGTGAAATCTATCTTCGCCAAGAGCGCGGCGGGATGTTGATGGGCACCTATGAGCGCGCCTGTAAACCATGGTCGGAACTCGAAACATCATGGGATTTTGGCCATCAATTGTTAGACCCTGATATCGACCGGATCGCACCATCACTTGAGGTTGGGTTTAGGCATTTTCCGGCGTTTGAAAATGCCGGCATCAAGCAAATAATCAACGGTCCCTTCACCTTTGCACCAGACGGAAACCCGCTAGTTGGCCCGGTTAAGGGCATGACCAATTTCTGGTCGGCCTGTGCCGTGATGGCTGGATTTAGCCAAGGCGGCGGCGTTGGATTAGCGTTGGCGAACTGGATTGTTGATGGTGATCCGGGATTTGATGTCTGGGCGATGGATATTTCGCGCTTTGGCGATTATGCCAGCATGGCCTATACCAATGCGCGCGTGCGGGAAAACTATTCGCGGCGATTCTCAATCCGGTACCCCAATGAAGAATTACAGGCGGCACGCCCCCTGCTGACCACCAGTATCTATGATCGGCAAAAACAGGCTGGCGCGCAATTTGGCGCGGTCTACGGATTGGAGGTTCCGCAATGGTTTGCGCCTGATGGCGCAAGCGATGTGTTTTCATGGCGGCGATCCGTGGATTTCGACCATGTAGGCGATGAAGCGCGGGCGGTGCGCAGTGCGGTTGGGCTTGGCGATATTTCGGGATTTGCCAAATATGAAGTCAGCGGCGATGGGGCTATTAAATGGCTGGACCGCATCCTCGCCGCAAAAATTCCGGCAGTTGGCCGCATGACGCTTGCGCCCATGTTAAAGCAAGACGGTAAAATCATTGGTGATTTCTCGCTGGCACGGCTAGGTGAGACGCAGTTTCTAATCATCGGATCAGGCCTTGCCGAGACCTATCATATGCGGTGGTTCCTATCGCATCTCCCAAAAGATGGCACGGTTACCGTTAAGAGCCTTGGCCTCGATCTTGTCGGACTTACCCTTGCCGGCCCAAAAGCCCGCGACGTCCTGCAAAAATGCTGCAGGGTTGATCTATCACATGGCTCGATGCCGTTTATGGCGGTACGCAAGATAGATGTTGGCATGGTGCCAGCGATTGTTGGCAGGGTCAGCTATACCGGTGATCTCGGCTATGAAATCTGGGTGAAACCGGCGCATCTTGTCCGGCTTTATGATGATTTGATGGTGGCGGGCGGTGAGTTTGACATTCGTCCCTTTGGCGCGCGGGCGTTAAATGCCCTACGACTCGAAAAGAATTATGGTTCATGGGGGCGTGAATATCGCCCGCTATACGGCCCGATAGAGCTGGGGCTTGAGCGCTTTGTCGCCTATGACAAGCCCGCTGATTTTATCGGCAAAAGCGGGGCGTTAGCCGAGCGTGAAACCGGCGGCAGTAAACGGCTGATCAGCCTTGCCGTCGCTGCGGTTGATGCGGATGTAATCGGTGATGAGCCTATTTCAATTGATGGTGCGGTGGTCGGCTGGGTTACCTCTGGTGGCTATGCCCATATGTCGCAAACATCAGTTGCGTTGGCGATGGTGCCAAAAGCGGTGGCAACCCGGGATAAAGGGTGGCAAATCGAATTGCTGGGCCAAACACTTGACGCAACCCTCATCTCAGAGCCATTGTTTGATGCCAATGCGGGGCGGATGCGCAGCTAG
- the trpE gene encoding anthranilate synthase component I, which produces MLASSENFDRFAAHFTAGTRQLVHRVLVADTQTPVSAYLKLAGNKPHCFLLESVEGGEVRGRFSVIGLDPDLVWRCRDGRAEINRTPQDDSGFIAETLAPLDSLRHLMSQSEMPDTGDLPPMAAGLFGYFGYDMIRLIEAIPNANNTAVEMDDSLLLRPSLIAIFDRLKDSITLVTQIRPDEWDSAKTAWDDALVRLDAAIDDLDKPLPHTEIGDANTPLPEPGTNMEKSAFLDMVAKAKDYIRAGDVFQIVLSQRFSIPFHLPSINLYRSLRRLNPSPFLFHFDFGKMAIVGSSPEILVRLRGKDVTIRPVAGTRKRGKTPDEDVANAADLMADIKERAEHLMLLDLGRNDVGRVSKPGTVRVKSNYEVEYYSHVMHIASQVEGEIRDDLDAIDALIAGFPAGTVSGAPKIRAMELIDELEPDRRGAYSGAIGYISVAGDLDTCIALRTAVVKDQTMYVQAGAGIVYDSDPESEYEETRNKARALIRAAGEALRFTR; this is translated from the coding sequence ATGCTCGCCAGCAGTGAAAATTTCGATCGGTTTGCAGCCCATTTCACGGCTGGCACCCGCCAGCTGGTGCACCGGGTTCTTGTTGCCGACACGCAGACCCCAGTCTCAGCGTATCTGAAGCTTGCCGGTAACAAACCACATTGTTTCCTGCTGGAATCGGTTGAGGGCGGCGAGGTTCGCGGACGGTTCTCGGTAATCGGCCTTGATCCTGATCTGGTCTGGCGATGCCGTGATGGGCGCGCCGAAATTAACCGAACACCGCAAGATGATAGCGGCTTTATCGCAGAAACGCTGGCGCCATTAGACTCGCTTCGGCATTTGATGAGCCAGTCTGAAATGCCGGATACTGGCGACCTGCCACCGATGGCAGCCGGGTTATTTGGCTATTTCGGTTATGATATGATCCGGCTTATCGAGGCCATCCCAAATGCGAATAATACCGCTGTTGAAATGGATGATTCGCTGTTATTGCGGCCATCATTGATTGCCATTTTTGACCGGTTAAAGGACAGCATCACCCTTGTGACGCAAATTCGCCCCGATGAGTGGGATAGTGCCAAGACGGCCTGGGATGACGCATTGGTGCGGCTGGATGCGGCGATTGATGATCTGGATAAGCCATTGCCTCATACTGAAATCGGCGATGCCAACACCCCGCTTCCCGAGCCCGGCACAAACATGGAAAAATCGGCCTTTTTGGACATGGTTGCCAAGGCAAAAGATTACATCCGTGCCGGTGACGTTTTCCAGATTGTGTTGTCACAACGCTTTAGCATTCCATTCCATCTGCCATCAATCAATCTTTACCGATCACTCAGGCGGTTGAACCCCTCGCCATTTCTGTTTCATTTTGATTTTGGGAAAATGGCCATTGTCGGCTCAAGCCCTGAAATTCTGGTTCGGCTTCGCGGCAAGGATGTTACCATCCGGCCCGTTGCGGGCACCAGAAAGCGCGGCAAAACGCCCGATGAAGATGTGGCAAACGCAGCTGATCTGATGGCCGATATTAAAGAACGCGCCGAACATCTTATGCTGCTTGACCTTGGCCGAAATGATGTTGGCCGGGTTTCAAAACCCGGAACGGTGCGGGTCAAATCAAACTATGAGGTAGAATATTACAGCCATGTGATGCATATCGCGTCGCAGGTTGAAGGCGAAATCCGCGATGATTTGGATGCGATTGACGCCCTGATCGCCGGTTTTCCTGCCGGCACTGTTTCCGGTGCCCCAAAAATCCGCGCGATGGAATTGATTGATGAATTAGAGCCTGACCGCCGCGGCGCCTATTCGGGCGCCATTGGTTATATTTCGGTCGCGGGTGATCTTGATACCTGTATTGCGCTTCGAACTGCTGTGGTGAAAGACCAGACAATGTATGTTCAGGCTGGTGCTGGTATCGTTTATGACAGTGATCCGGAATCCGAATATGAAGAAACCCGAAACAAAGCGCGCGCCCTAATCCGGGCAGCAGGCGAGGCATTGCGCTTTACCCGCTAG
- a CDS encoding DMT family transporter gives MTRQRLPFFHSPSGDRPFLAMALLLFGVFVLALQDATVKLIAPETSFWQFQTLRAMGNALLIIILAMISGGFSLLVPKNWRPVYLRGVMLSICMFCFFSGAPFLTIAQMAAGLYTYPLFVSLLAGPVLGETVGPWRIAALVIGAVGAGLILDPFNAEFSLIQLLPVAAGFFYACNIIILRRDCRLENPLSLTLAVAVLFFITGLVGVILLSLMPPPQDIIAMMPFVAIGWPELTLVVLGFALFCSLLNLSGNICLARAYQTADSSWLAPIDFSYLLFAAIWGRVIFDVWPPQQSLIGMGLIAFAGMVTAWREQRRQLA, from the coding sequence ATGACACGGCAACGATTGCCATTTTTCCATTCACCGTCAGGTGACCGGCCATTCTTGGCGATGGCATTATTGTTGTTCGGGGTATTTGTGCTGGCCTTGCAGGACGCGACGGTCAAGCTAATCGCGCCCGAGACCTCATTCTGGCAGTTCCAGACATTACGTGCGATGGGCAATGCACTGCTGATTATCATTCTGGCGATGATAAGCGGCGGCTTCAGCCTGCTGGTGCCGAAAAACTGGCGGCCGGTTTATTTGCGTGGCGTGATGCTTAGCATCTGTATGTTCTGCTTTTTTTCCGGTGCTCCGTTTTTAACCATCGCGCAAATGGCCGCCGGATTATATACCTACCCCCTGTTTGTCTCGCTGTTAGCGGGGCCGGTTCTTGGCGAGACAGTTGGGCCATGGCGGATTGCTGCGCTGGTGATCGGAGCAGTTGGTGCGGGGCTAATCCTTGATCCATTTAATGCCGAATTTTCACTCATCCAGCTATTGCCAGTGGCAGCAGGTTTTTTCTATGCCTGCAATATCATTATCCTGCGGCGCGATTGCCGCCTTGAAAACCCGCTGTCGCTGACGCTGGCTGTTGCAGTTTTGTTTTTCATCACCGGCCTTGTTGGGGTCATTCTTCTTAGCCTGATGCCGCCGCCACAAGACATCATTGCAATGATGCCTTTTGTTGCCATTGGCTGGCCAGAGCTAACCCTTGTCGTGCTTGGCTTTGCGCTATTCTGCTCGCTGCTTAACCTATCAGGAAATATCTGCCTTGCCCGCGCCTATCAGACGGCGGACAGCAGTTGGCTGGCGCCCATTGATTTTTCATACCTGCTGTTTGCTGCCATCTGGGGACGGGTTATCTTTGACGTATGGCCACCGCAACAATCTTTGATTGGCATGGGGCTGATCGCCTTTGCCGGAATGGTAACTGCATGGCGAGAGCAACGCCGACAGCTGGCATGA
- a CDS encoding long-chain fatty acid--CoA ligase → MNATTQTATSSPYVTKANLAAAFFKNAAVLGDKPLLFHKNQGKWVGRNWNEVADAVRRLAAALVAAGIKPRDRIVISAENRPEWAIADLAVMSIGAIVVPAYTTNTEDDHVYIMEHSGAVIAITSGGALANRVALAASRVQHIRMLITMDAGTKIPSLGNRPCHDWQSLLDNNEPLTDIENRIAQQNSDDTCCFVYTSGTGGRPKGVMLTHRSIQACIKASIEILREGGVEENQRFLSLLPLSHSYEHTAGMHLPIQTKSEVWYCESAEQIGANLQEVSPSLMTAVPRLYDVLHERIMRSIHTKGGLSEKLFMETIRLGRKRLEGKTLLPHEFVLDLFLEKLVRQKIQERLGGKLKYFISGGAALNPEIGSFFMALGVKLLQGYGQTEASPVISANRPGKIKIETVGPPVAGVEVRFANDGEILVRGDLLMKGYWRDDHSTAATIRDGWLYTGDIGSADEDGYITITGRKKEIIVNSGGENIVPSRVEALLTIEPEIEQAMVDGDRRPWLAAVIVPSDEARAKAESDDALKLLIAETVDRANSRLSQIERVRRFIIADEDFTNENSQLTATLKVRRHVVKARYQDRLDALYTRR, encoded by the coding sequence ATGAACGCGACCACACAAACGGCCACGTCGTCCCCCTACGTCACCAAGGCCAATCTTGCCGCAGCCTTTTTTAAAAATGCCGCTGTTCTTGGTGATAAACCGCTTTTATTTCATAAAAATCAGGGGAAATGGGTCGGACGGAACTGGAACGAGGTTGCCGATGCTGTTCGGCGGCTGGCAGCAGCTTTGGTTGCCGCTGGCATTAAACCGCGTGACCGGATTGTGATCAGTGCTGAAAACCGGCCCGAATGGGCCATTGCTGATCTGGCGGTGATGTCGATTGGTGCCATTGTGGTGCCTGCCTATACCACCAACACCGAAGATGACCATGTCTATATCATGGAACATTCTGGTGCGGTCATTGCCATTACATCTGGCGGAGCACTCGCCAACCGGGTCGCGCTGGCAGCATCACGCGTTCAACATATCCGCATGCTGATAACGATGGATGCTGGTACAAAAATTCCCAGCCTTGGCAACCGCCCTTGCCATGATTGGCAAAGCCTGTTGGATAATAACGAGCCATTGACGGATATCGAGAACCGGATTGCCCAGCAGAACAGCGATGATACCTGTTGTTTTGTCTATACATCCGGAACTGGCGGACGGCCCAAGGGCGTTATGCTGACCCACCGGTCAATACAGGCTTGTATAAAGGCCTCGATCGAAATTTTGCGCGAAGGCGGCGTCGAAGAAAACCAGCGCTTTTTATCGCTTTTGCCGCTGTCCCACTCTTATGAACATACCGCCGGAATGCATTTGCCCATTCAAACAAAATCCGAGGTCTGGTATTGCGAATCTGCCGAACAGATTGGTGCCAATTTGCAAGAGGTCTCGCCAAGCCTGATGACCGCTGTGCCGCGGCTTTATGACGTGCTGCACGAACGTATCATGCGCAGCATCCACACCAAGGGTGGCCTTTCCGAGAAACTGTTTATGGAAACAATCCGCCTTGGCCGTAAACGCCTTGAGGGCAAAACACTGTTGCCACATGAATTTGTGCTGGATCTGTTTCTCGAAAAACTGGTGCGTCAAAAAATTCAGGAACGGCTGGGTGGCAAGCTGAAGTATTTTATCTCGGGTGGCGCTGCCTTAAACCCCGAAATTGGCAGTTTTTTCATGGCTTTAGGGGTCAAGCTATTGCAAGGCTATGGCCAGACCGAAGCCTCGCCGGTAATTTCGGCAAACCGCCCGGGCAAAATTAAAATCGAAACCGTCGGCCCGCCCGTTGCCGGTGTTGAAGTCCGGTTTGCCAATGATGGTGAAATTCTGGTGCGAGGCGATTTGCTGATGAAAGGCTATTGGCGTGATGACCACAGCACCGCCGCAACGATCCGTGATGGCTGGCTATACACCGGTGACATTGGCAGTGCTGACGAGGATGGCTATATCACCATCACCGGCCGTAAAAAGGAAATTATCGTCAATTCGGGCGGCGAAAATATCGTGCCTAGCCGGGTTGAAGCCCTGCTCACAATCGAACCGGAAATCGAACAAGCAATGGTTGATGGTGACCGGCGGCCATGGCTGGCGGCGGTGATTGTACCAAGCGACGAAGCCCGGGCAAAAGCCGAGTCTGACGATGCTTTAAAACTGCTGATTGCCGAAACAGTCGACCGCGCAAACAGCCGCCTATCACAGATCGAGCGGGTTCGAAGATTTATCATCGCTGATGAGGACTTTACAAATGAAAACAGCCAATTGACGGCTACATTGAAAGTGCGTCGTCATGTGGTAAAGGCACGGTATCAAGATCGGCTGGACGCGCTTTACACCCGCCGATGA
- a CDS encoding LysE family translocator has translation MDLSTALSFTLFAFVAAFTPGPNNVMLAASGANFGFRASLPHIFGVFTGFILLVVAAGFGLAGLFAAFPALYDILKIISIIFLIYLAWKIARSGRAEDRHRDRPLRFWQAAMFQLVNPKGITVIISSVTAYRSSASDLANEVLVMFIVFTITTVGSTCTWTLFGMVIGRFLGTPARLSRFNIIMAGLLVASLLPIVIS, from the coding sequence ATGGATTTATCGACCGCTCTATCATTCACGCTGTTTGCCTTTGTCGCCGCTTTTACGCCCGGACCGAACAATGTGATGCTGGCCGCATCTGGCGCAAATTTTGGCTTTCGCGCCAGCTTGCCGCATATTTTTGGTGTCTTTACCGGCTTTATCTTGCTGGTTGTCGCCGCCGGCTTTGGTCTTGCCGGGTTATTTGCTGCCTTTCCAGCGCTTTATGACATTCTAAAGATTATCAGCATTATTTTCCTTATCTATCTGGCGTGGAAGATTGCTCGTTCCGGCCGCGCCGAGGATCGCCACCGCGACCGGCCCTTGCGATTCTGGCAGGCGGCTATGTTCCAACTGGTTAACCCGAAAGGCATAACCGTCATCATCTCGTCCGTCACCGCCTATAGAAGCAGCGCGTCCGATCTGGCCAACGAAGTTTTGGTGATGTTTATCGTCTTTACGATCACAACCGTCGGATCAACCTGCACATGGACATTATTTGGAATGGTCATTGGCCGGTTTCTGGGCACACCAGCACGGCTAAGCCGTTTCAACATCATCATGGCGGGTCTGTTGGTCGCCAGCCTATTGCCAATAGTGATAAGCTAG